The following proteins come from a genomic window of Chlamydomonas reinhardtii strain CC-503 cw92 mt+ chromosome 5, whole genome shotgun sequence:
- a CDS encoding ribosomal protein S15a, with the protein MVRISVLGDALKTMYNAEKRGKRQVLLRPASKVVIKFLSLMMKHGYIGEFEYVDDHRSGKIVVELNGRLNKCGVISPRYDIGHSEIERWVARLLPSRQFGIIVMTTSAGIMDHEEARRKRVGGKVLGFFY; encoded by the coding sequence ATGGTGCGCATCAGCGTCCTGGGCGATGCCCTGAAGACCATGTACAACGCTGAGAAGCGCGGCAagcgccaggtgctgctgcgccccgcctccaAGGTGGTCATCAAGTTCCTGTCGCTGATGATGAAGCACGGCTACATTGGCGAGTTCGAGTACGTCGACGACCACCGCTCGGGCAAGATTGTCGTCGAGCTGAACGGCCGCCTGAACAAGTGCGGTGTCATCTCTCCCCGCTACGACATCGGCCACTCCGAGATTGAGCGCTGGgtggcccgcctgctgccttcTCGTCAGTTCGGCATCATTGTCATGACCACCTCGGCCGGCATCATGGACCACGAGGAGGCCCGCCGCAAGCGTGTCGGTGGCAAGGTGCTGGGCTTCTTCTACTGA